From Triticum urartu cultivar G1812 chromosome 2, Tu2.1, whole genome shotgun sequence, a single genomic window includes:
- the LOC125535771 gene encoding uncharacterized protein LOC125535771, translated as MALAVVVVLPSLPPPPPPPPEQIVVAVLPSPPPPPPPARVVVVVPARVRLPGVLRVAALALIYLGFAVAWVMAAATAAEVVARRAWGEGSAPVLFLQAVMYGAVKVCVCIILAFFALVVLLLCAQCVAYVIAPVSGSTSGFKKSTFGAIRPEFTAHFFRLLRPAVLGFVVDLAFVLLAVAGLLVEMMSPHVKGSISQGEMVGSVIEDVGIFGMHATVCFLIIPALVLSVWREC; from the exons ATGGCGCTGGCCGTCGTCGTGGTGCTTCCCTCGCTGCCGCCgcccccaccgccgccgccggagcagATCGTCGTCGCGGTGCTgccctcgccgccaccgccgcccccgccggcGCGGGTCGTCGTCGTGGTGCCGGCGCGCGTGCGCCTCCCCGGCGTCCTCCGCGTCGCGGCCTTAGCCCTCATCTACCTGGGCTTCGCGGTTGCGTGGGTCATGGCCGCGGCCACGGCTGCAGAGGTCGTCGCGCGCCGCGCCTGGGGCGAGGGCTCCGCGCCAGTCCTGTTCCTCCAGGCGGTCATGTACGGGGCCGTCAAGGTTTGCGTCTGCATCATCCTTGCGTTTTTCGCGCTTGTCGTCCTGCTGCTGTGCGCCCAGTGCGTGGCCTACGTGATTGCACCTGTATCTGGATCCACTTCGGGATTCAAGAAG AGCACCTTCGGAGCAATCAGGCCAGAATTCACTGCACACTTTTTTAGGCTTCTGCGCCCAGCGGTGCTTGGATTTGTCGTGGATTTGGCCTTCGTCCTGCTAGCGGTCGCTGGTCTTCTGGTAGAGATGATGTCGCCACATGTGAAGGGATCGATATCTCAGGGGGAAATGGTCGGTTCTGTAATCGAGGATGTGGGGATATTTGGTATGCACGCGACAGTTTGCTTTCTTATCATCCCAGCTCTCGTTCTCAGTGTTTGGAGGGAGTGCTAG
- the LOC125535773 gene encoding uncharacterized protein LOC125535773 — MAVADAVLPSPPPPPPPARTVVVRFALAPMLALGRVLRVAAGALPYLGLAAVWFTSAASAAKVVARRAWGEDSASFLFLQTLTYGAFTVLACVFLVLLALGVLLLCRMCVAYVIAAVRGSRREFKERAVGAIKPDSAADSFSLPRTAVLGFMADVPFMLLVVAGLLLAAMSHVEGSVSQGEMVGLVIVDVGIFAMNAISCSVIVPALALSFWKEDQADRKAPSQFC; from the exons ATGGCCGTCGCCGACGCGGTgctgccctcgccgccgccgccgcccccgccggcgCGGACCGTCGTCgtgcgcttcgcccttgccccgATGCTGGCTCTCGGGCGCGTCCTCCGCGTCGCGGCCGGAGCGCTCCCCTACCTGGGCTTGGCCGCTGTGTGGTTTACCTCCGCAGCCTCGGCTGCGAAGGTCGTGGCGCGGCGCGCCTGGGGCGAGGACTCCgcctccttcctcttcctccaGACGCTCACGTACGGGGCTTTCACGGTGTTGGCCTGCGTCTTTCTTGTCTTGCTCGCGCTTGGCGTCCTGCTGCTGTGCCGCATGTGCGTGGCCTACGTGATTGCAGCTGTACGTGGATCCCGCCGCGAATTCAAAGAG CGCGCCGTGGGAGCAATCAAGCCGGACTCAGCTGCAGACTCGTTTAGTCTACCCCGCACCGCGGTGCTTGGATTCATGGCAGATGTTCCTTTCATGCTGCTAGTGGTCGCTGGTCTTCTGTTAGCAGCGATGTCGCATGTCGAGGGATCAGTATCTCAGGGAGAAATGGTTGGATTAGTAATCGTGGATGTGGGGATATTTGCTATGAACGCGATATCTTGCTCTGTTATCGTTCCAGCTCTTGCACTTAGTTTCTGGAAGGAGGACCAGGCGGACAGGAAAGCACCATCGCAGTTTTGTTGA
- the LOC125535772 gene encoding uncharacterized protein LOC125535772: MAVADAVLPSPPPPPPPARAVVVRFALALMLALGLVLCVAAGALACLGIASAWVASAASAAKVVARRAWGEASAPFLFLQALTYGALKVCVYNFLVLLALTVLQQFVAYVIAVVSGSTSGFKKNCCPPQSAFGAMRPESVARFFRLLRPIVLGFVAYVAFILLAVAGFLVAMMSPHVEGSMSQGEMVGSVIMDVGIFGSHATACFVMMPALVLSLWREYQANRKAPSQFC; the protein is encoded by the exons ATGGCCGTCGCCGACGCGGTgctgccctcgccgccgcccccgcccccgccggcGCGGGCCGTCGTCgtgcgcttcgcccttgccctgaTGCTGGCGCTCGGGCTCGTCCTCTGCGTCGCGGCGGGAGCCCTCGCCTGCCTGGGCATCGCCTCTGCGTGGGTCGCCTCCGCGGCCTCGGCTGCCAAGGTCGTGGCGCGCCGCGCCTGGGGCGAGGCCTCCGCTCCTTTCCTCTTCCTCCAGGCGCTCACGTACGGGGCCCTGAAGGTCTGCGTCTACAACTTTCTTGTGTTGCTCGCGCTTACCGTCCTGCAGCAGTTCGTGGCCTACGTGATTGCAGTTGTATCTGGATCCACTTCAGGATTCAAGAAG AATTGCTGCCCTCCTCAGAGCGCCTTCGGAGCAATGAGGCCGGAGTCGGTTGCACGCTTCTTTAGGCTTCTGCGCCCCATTGTGCTTGGATTTGTTGCATATGTGGCCTTCATCCTGCTAGCGGTCGCTGGTTTTCTGGTAGCAATGATGTCGCCACATGTGGAGGGATCGATGTCTCAGGGAGAAATGGTTGGTTCAGTGATCATGGATGTGGGGATATTTGGTTCGCACGCGACAGCTTGCTTTGTTATGATGCCAGCTCTCGTTCTTAGTCTCTGGAGGGAGTACCAGGCAAACAGGAAAGCACCATCGCAGTTCTGTtga
- the LOC125541037 gene encoding UPF0481 protein At3g47200-like, with protein sequence MDKFKEKIDEAPSIGSSSWVVEMEATIRDIDPEVEMARWKRHSIYQVPERIKNLHNSKAYRPELVSLGPFHHGEPDLLPMEEHKRRAVVHLVKRSGRPLRDFVAAVAEATQQLQEAYKDLAGQWRGAENRQRFVELMVTDGCFLVEAMRMDALGGKVDDDYAPNDPVFSQYGYLYMWRYIQSDMVIMENQLPLLLLHRLLVVLDHDKYQDAREISKLVLDSLCPWRRHMVETNNPLGLHPLDILHQSLTHDDHQDRKGSKAYVMPSAIEIYEAGINFKVSETDSLLDVHFEKGVLSMPAVRVDECTEKRFLNLMAFERLHPAAGNAVTAYVIFMDNMISSAKDVALLRCKNIIESGLGSDEEVAKLLNNTLNKGGVMSPSSRLHDVQRQVNAHCMKSWNRWRANFIQTYLRNPWVFISLVATVILLVATLLQTVYTVAPFYKYMST encoded by the exons ATGGACAAGTTTAAGGAAAAGATAGATGAGGCGCCGTCGATCGGCTCCAGCAGCTGGGTGGTGGAGATGGAAGCGACGATCCGCGACATCGACCCGGAGGTGGAGATGGCGCGGTGGAAGCGCCACTCCATCTACCAGGTGCCGGAGCGGATCAAGAACCTGCACAACAGCAAGGCGTACCGGCCGGAGCTGGTGTCGCTGGGGCCCTTCCACCACGGCGAGCCCGACCTGCTCCCCATGGAGGAGCACAAGCGCCGGGCGGTGGTGCACCTGGTCAAGCGCTCCGGGAGGCCGCTGCGGGACTTCGTGGCCGCCGTGGCGGAGGCCACGCAGCAGCTGCAGGAGGCGTACAAGGACCTCGCCGGCCAATGGCGCGGGGCGGAGAACCGGCAGCGGTTTGTGGAGCTCATGGTCACCGACGGCTGCTTTCTGGTGGAGGCCATGAGGATGGACGCGCTGGGTGGGAAGGTGGACGATGATTACGCGCCCAACGACCCCGTCTTTAGCCAGTATGGCTATCTTTACATGTGGCGGTATATCCAGTCGGACATGGTCATCATGGAGAACCAATTGCCTCTGCTTCTTCTCCACAGGCTACTAGTCGTTCTGGATCATGACAAATATCAG GACGCTCGAGAGATCAGTAAGTTGGTGCTTGATTCCCTGTGTCCATGGCGTCGACACATGGTTGAAACTAATAACCCATTGGGGCTCCACCCCCTTGACATCTTACACCAAAGCCTCACCCATGACGATCACCAAGACCGCAAAGGTTCGAAGGCTTATGTCATGCCCTCCGCAATAGAGATCTACGAAGCAGGAATTAATTTCAAGGTGAGCGAGACTGACAGTCTCCTCGACGTGCACTTTGAAAAAGGCGTGCTAAGCATGCCGGCGGTTAGGGTCGACGAATGCACTGAGAAGAGGTTTCTCAATCTGATGGCATTCGAACGTCTCCACCCTGCTGCTGGCAATGCGGTGACGGCCTACGTTATCTTCATGGACAACATGATTAGCTCAGCCAAGGATGTAGCCCTGCTCAGATGTAAGAACATTATCGAGAGTGGGTTGGGCAGCGATGAAGAGGTAGCTAAACTCCTCAACAACACGCTAAACAAGGGAGGAGTGATGAGCCCATCTAGCAGGCTCCATGATGTGCAGCGGCAGGTGAATGCCCACTGCATGAAGAGCTGGAATAGGTGGCGGGCTAACTTCATACAAACCTACCTGAGGAATCCTTGGGTGTTCATTTCCCTCGTCGCCACTGTTATTCTATTAGTTGCCACACTCTTGCAGACCGTCTATACGGTTGCACCTTTCTATAAGTACATGTCAACCTAG